A genomic window from Rhodanobacteraceae bacterium includes:
- a CDS encoding transposase, which yields MRYRRCLEGNCYFFTVVTFNRRPLFADTHLVDRLRMAFGHVRQKAPFSMPACVVLPDHLHCIWTMPDADSDFPRRWSMIKHRFSVGLQLAGETTSQSRLRKRERGIWQRRYWEHQIRDDVDLARHLDYIHFNPVKHGYVATPWDWPYSSLAACARRGWYLADWGNEPADVAEAPAQTGE from the coding sequence ATGCGCTACAGACGCTGCCTTGAAGGCAACTGCTACTTCTTCACCGTGGTCACCTTCAATCGTCGACCACTCTTTGCTGACACCCATCTGGTCGACAGACTGCGCATGGCGTTTGGCCATGTCAGGCAGAAGGCCCCATTTTCCATGCCCGCGTGCGTGGTATTGCCCGACCATCTGCACTGCATCTGGACCATGCCAGACGCTGACTCCGATTTCCCCAGACGCTGGTCGATGATCAAACACCGTTTCAGTGTGGGCCTCCAGCTGGCGGGCGAAACCACCAGTCAATCTCGGCTGCGAAAACGCGAGCGAGGAATCTGGCAACGGCGCTACTGGGAGCATCAGATCCGGGATGACGTGGATCTGGCGCGGCATCTGGACTACATCCACTTCAATCCGGTGAAGCATGGCTATGTCGCGACGCCCTGGGACTGGCCATACAGCTCGTTGGCCGCATGCGCTCGACGTGGCTGGTATCTGGCCGATTGGGGCAACGAGCCCGCGGATGTCGCCGAAGCACCTGCTCAGACG